From the genome of Luteolibacter arcticus, one region includes:
- a CDS encoding SGNH/GDSL hydrolase family protein, with protein sequence MRIVPLLRRLLPCLVAVSGISLADPIMVGQVLGFTPGIHGAVELVFPSEPAKYYQVQISADMATWDNEGYSVKGTGGQVSVLARTRNLSRAYYRLRDDGDPGNAAPAGPVGPAGSDASVTAANLLAALQAMNAAQESEARAAIQAGGIADSPVHAPPLLGTPHALEKIASGLPLRIAAVGDSMASGLDVGPLMAKRGFIGLTVAESLKTGAVTNVTSDFASWVNGTLQRFAPGSAGEFVPDGLTGANGYTQGNKAAVIYIARPGAGTFRLQSKSLAGVTVVLDPAIDATRDGAGNKVAVPTGVVREYNLPISGYPPFRLVVDAVAGGNVDIICGAIFPTIGGGVTEVRTLLATGGGLELTHSLQTPATILNPIWKWLAPDVVFSMWADDGANWQSGGNWRTYYSRLMAAHADCDFVQVSRNPSSGEDALCSAQADAQRAWALEANEAFIDINSLFGASFANAAAMEVMGDNVHLNAKGHRLRNQHIWSVLPLGHEQLGAAGPDRLIQAMAEPNSTPAWLFKNQLAVAKGLRIQDYVLTGTDDYWNIDSLSRVMTFKRGAATFFSFSAQDGMSGIYPGYSGMSLGNSSLRWRVFGTGQSLGIVTKTTTYTPLIDDHTMLGNASGGAFSFVLPPANATGMPGRIYVFKKIDSSLNAVTIDGAGSETIDGSLTIRLNSRWERAQIQSNGTAWFRLE encoded by the coding sequence ATGCGTATTGTCCCGCTACTCCGGCGCCTGTTGCCTTGTCTCGTCGCGGTCTCCGGAATCTCGCTCGCCGACCCGATCATGGTGGGTCAGGTGCTGGGTTTCACTCCCGGCATTCATGGGGCAGTGGAACTTGTTTTCCCGTCGGAACCCGCCAAATACTACCAGGTCCAGATTAGCGCCGACATGGCGACTTGGGATAACGAAGGATACTCGGTGAAGGGCACCGGCGGCCAGGTATCCGTCCTTGCCCGAACCCGCAATCTTTCGAGGGCATACTACCGGCTTCGCGATGACGGAGACCCCGGCAATGCCGCGCCTGCCGGCCCCGTGGGACCTGCCGGCAGCGACGCGAGCGTGACCGCCGCCAATTTGCTGGCGGCATTGCAGGCGATGAATGCGGCACAGGAGAGCGAGGCGCGGGCCGCCATCCAGGCCGGGGGCATCGCAGATTCACCGGTCCATGCCCCACCGCTTCTCGGCACACCCCATGCGCTGGAGAAGATCGCGTCAGGGCTGCCGCTGCGCATCGCTGCCGTCGGAGACTCGATGGCGAGCGGCCTCGATGTCGGCCCATTGATGGCCAAGCGCGGCTTCATCGGACTCACCGTCGCGGAAAGTCTCAAGACAGGAGCGGTGACCAATGTGACCTCTGATTTCGCTTCGTGGGTCAATGGGACACTCCAACGGTTCGCCCCAGGCAGCGCAGGCGAGTTCGTGCCCGACGGGTTGACGGGGGCCAATGGCTACACCCAGGGGAACAAGGCTGCGGTAATCTACATCGCCCGGCCCGGCGCGGGCACGTTCCGGCTTCAATCAAAATCGTTGGCGGGAGTCACAGTCGTGCTGGACCCGGCGATAGATGCCACCAGGGACGGCGCGGGCAACAAGGTCGCCGTGCCGACAGGAGTGGTACGGGAATACAATCTCCCCATCTCCGGCTATCCACCCTTCCGCCTGGTGGTGGACGCCGTCGCGGGCGGAAATGTGGATATCATTTGCGGCGCCATCTTCCCCACCATAGGGGGCGGCGTGACCGAGGTCCGGACGCTGTTGGCTACCGGCGGCGGACTCGAGCTCACGCACTCCTTGCAAACCCCGGCCACGATTCTCAATCCCATCTGGAAATGGCTCGCACCGGACGTCGTCTTTTCCATGTGGGCCGATGATGGCGCGAATTGGCAAAGTGGCGGCAACTGGCGCACCTACTACTCCCGCCTCATGGCCGCCCATGCGGACTGCGACTTCGTGCAGGTTTCGCGCAACCCATCGAGCGGAGAGGATGCCCTTTGCTCGGCCCAGGCAGATGCCCAGAGGGCATGGGCGCTCGAGGCCAACGAGGCGTTCATCGACATCAACTCGCTCTTTGGCGCGAGCTTCGCCAACGCGGCTGCCATGGAGGTGATGGGGGACAACGTGCACCTCAATGCCAAGGGCCACCGCCTGCGAAACCAGCACATTTGGTCAGTCCTGCCACTCGGGCACGAGCAGCTCGGGGCTGCCGGGCCGGATCGCTTGATCCAAGCCATGGCCGAGCCGAACTCGACGCCAGCATGGCTTTTCAAGAACCAACTCGCGGTGGCGAAGGGCCTTCGGATTCAGGACTATGTGCTCACCGGCACGGATGACTATTGGAACATCGATTCCCTTTCCCGGGTGATGACATTCAAGCGAGGGGCTGCCACTTTTTTTTCGTTCTCTGCCCAGGATGGCATGTCTGGAATCTATCCGGGATACAGCGGAATGAGCCTCGGCAATTCATCATTGCGATGGCGCGTCTTCGGGACCGGTCAATCCCTGGGCATCGTGACCAAGACCACGACCTATACCCCTCTCATCGATGACCACACGATGCTTGGGAATGCAAGCGGTGGAGCATTCTCATTCGTGCTGCCACCTGCGAACGCCACCGGGATGCCCGGGCGAATCTACGTGTTCAAGAAAATCGATTCGAGCCTGAACGCAGTGACGATCGACGGTGCGGGAAGCGAGACCATCGACGGCTCGCTCACCATCAGGCTAAACTCGCGGTGGGAGCGCGCGCAGATCCAGAGCAACGGCACTGCGTGGTTCCGTCTCGAGTAG
- a CDS encoding helix-turn-helix transcriptional regulator translates to MKAKSPRLLPLQNYFAEALREILEDGELAQARVAEATGIPASHLTQMKKGRRRCTPEYDLRLGKFYSVSPGYFLRLQMAYEMEKTAREKAAQLALIQPLHPV, encoded by the coding sequence ATGAAAGCCAAGTCCCCGCGGCTCCTGCCGCTCCAGAATTACTTCGCTGAGGCCCTCCGCGAGATCCTCGAGGATGGGGAGCTGGCGCAGGCACGCGTTGCGGAAGCCACCGGCATCCCCGCCAGCCATCTCACCCAGATGAAAAAAGGCCGCCGCCGTTGCACCCCTGAATACGATCTCCGGCTCGGCAAGTTCTACAGTGTCAGCCCCGGCTACTTCCTCCGCCTCCAAATGGCCTACGAAATGGAAAAGACGGCGCGCGAGAAGGCAGCTCAACTCGCCCTCATCCAGCCTCTCCATCCGGTCTGA
- a CDS encoding DUF2971 domain-containing protein: MRLFRYFDSVGALRTLEDKRLRVGRIHALNDPFECLPGLVGIRPEGEAIADYIMRKFVGVLSESAGVICFSDNARESVLWSHYADHHRGIVLEFEVTDDPSKCIKMEYSDERLSVDYASFYGEGGREYFDPIFKKLSSRKSTGWAYEKEYRLYQSLAECKIGGGFYFCPIPPFCVRRVIIGWRSKVETSYVERVLSHNGWSHCVVTRAKVSPESFLIDYDTTEREVSSDAEKLGDD, translated from the coding sequence ATGCGTCTCTTTCGCTATTTCGATTCGGTGGGTGCTCTTCGAACGCTTGAGGACAAACGCCTGCGGGTTGGGCGAATCCACGCGTTGAACGATCCCTTCGAGTGCTTGCCCGGGCTTGTTGGGATTCGCCCGGAAGGCGAAGCTATCGCGGACTACATAATGCGGAAATTCGTAGGGGTTTTGAGTGAGTCTGCTGGGGTGATTTGCTTTAGCGATAATGCGAGAGAGTCAGTGCTCTGGTCCCATTATGCGGATCATCATCGAGGGATTGTGTTGGAATTCGAAGTGACCGACGATCCGTCTAAGTGCATCAAGATGGAGTATTCAGACGAGCGCCTATCCGTTGACTACGCTTCGTTCTACGGCGAGGGCGGGCGTGAATACTTTGATCCCATTTTTAAGAAGCTCTCGTCGCGGAAATCGACAGGTTGGGCTTACGAAAAAGAGTATCGGCTCTACCAGAGTCTGGCCGAATGCAAGATTGGCGGGGGCTTCTACTTTTGCCCCATCCCTCCTTTCTGCGTTCGCCGCGTCATCATCGGATGGCGGAGCAAGGTAGAGACGAGCTATGTTGAGCGGGTGCTCTCGCACAATGGATGGAGCCACTGTGTCGTGACTCGCGCGAAAGTGAGCCCTGAGAGCTTCCTCATTGATTACGATACCACCGAAAGGGAGGTCTCATCTGACGCCGAGAAACTGGGAGACGACTAG
- a CDS encoding KH domain-containing protein, translated as MQVVTDQIRNFLQYIAVQFIEFPAEAQLKVTELGPKRLRFKLVLRQSDVALLIGRNGFSASAIRGVLKSVSEREDVNVSLQIHSHEEEAEMQARDPRH; from the coding sequence ATGCAAGTGGTGACTGACCAGATCCGGAATTTCCTCCAGTACATCGCCGTGCAGTTCATCGAGTTCCCGGCCGAGGCCCAGCTCAAGGTCACCGAGCTCGGTCCCAAGCGCTTGCGTTTCAAGCTGGTGCTGCGCCAGTCGGATGTTGCCCTGCTCATCGGCCGCAATGGCTTCAGCGCCTCCGCCATCCGCGGCGTCCTCAAATCCGTCTCCGAGCGCGAGGACGTCAACGTCAGCCTCCAGATCCACTCCCACGAGGAAGAAGCCGAAATGCAAGCCCGCGACCCCCGGCACTGA
- a CDS encoding PLP-dependent cysteine synthase family protein: protein MALAPVSRSVPSGGRFIRQIPPTPLVPVTLEAALGPVWCKLEFMNPSGSTKDRIARHILEKAWRRGEIREGGTVVEASSGSTSIALALACAQMGLKFVAFIPNTATQERGLMIRAYGGEVRRVEGGMMAVLEAAEAAALAHGWFAARQFENPDNAEAHRIFTGPEILSQMECGCVDAVVSGVGTGGTLRGLWEAFDDAGCGARAYAAIPTEGRAFGDNAECCSLAFSKEVPGVVQGLSALYRDWQNGPRGGAIEEIVVREELCLDLTQRLWALGFPAGPSSGLNYAAALEVKRRLGPEVRVITVFPDRMERYFSHRVFAGLREEL, encoded by the coding sequence ATGGCACTCGCACCCGTCTCGCGCTCGGTCCCGTCCGGCGGCCGGTTTATCCGGCAGATCCCGCCGACGCCGCTGGTCCCGGTGACGCTCGAGGCGGCGCTGGGGCCGGTCTGGTGCAAGCTGGAATTCATGAACCCCAGCGGCTCGACGAAGGACCGGATCGCCCGGCACATCCTTGAAAAGGCGTGGCGGCGGGGGGAGATCCGGGAGGGGGGCACGGTGGTCGAGGCGTCGAGTGGCTCGACCAGCATCGCGCTGGCGCTGGCGTGTGCGCAGATGGGGCTGAAATTCGTGGCCTTCATTCCGAATACGGCGACCCAGGAGCGGGGGCTGATGATCCGGGCGTATGGGGGCGAGGTGCGGCGGGTGGAGGGGGGGATGATGGCGGTGCTGGAGGCGGCCGAGGCGGCGGCGCTGGCGCATGGGTGGTTCGCGGCGAGGCAGTTCGAGAATCCCGATAACGCCGAGGCGCACCGGATTTTCACGGGGCCGGAGATCCTGTCGCAGATGGAATGCGGGTGTGTGGATGCGGTGGTCAGCGGGGTGGGCACGGGCGGGACGCTGCGGGGGCTGTGGGAGGCATTCGACGATGCGGGCTGCGGGGCGAGGGCGTATGCCGCGATTCCGACCGAGGGCCGGGCTTTCGGGGACAATGCGGAGTGTTGTAGCCTGGCTTTCAGCAAGGAGGTGCCGGGGGTGGTGCAGGGGCTTTCGGCGCTGTATCGGGATTGGCAAAACGGCCCGCGAGGCGGCGCGATCGAGGAGATCGTGGTGCGCGAGGAACTCTGTCTGGATCTTACGCAGCGGTTGTGGGCGCTCGGCTTTCCGGCTGGTCCCAGTTCCGGCCTGAACTACGCGGCGGCGCTGGAGGTGAAGCGCCGGCTGGGTCCGGAGGTGCGGGTGATCACGGTGTTTCCCGATCGGATGGAGCGGTATTTCTCGCACCGCGTCTTCGCCGGGCTGCGCGAGGAGTTGTGA
- a CDS encoding RDD family protein, translating to MENEPDKSPSSGPPPPDLPPPPPPSMPPPPDLPPPPPPASLPTTGDMPPPPPPVDPYTPPSKAVMDGDDDDEATPGSDAAFETRAIAGIIDSFVACGLYMVVAMMIPRIAILAWIGYMLVRDALPFMEGHSLGKRIMKIKAVTLEGKSLSGDWGASVTRNILLAIPLVGLIELVVLFTRKDKGGPLRRLGDEWAKTKVVVAKEPSAI from the coding sequence ATGGAAAACGAACCAGACAAGTCGCCGTCGTCCGGTCCTCCTCCCCCAGATCTCCCGCCGCCGCCGCCACCCTCGATGCCGCCGCCGCCGGACCTGCCGCCGCCGCCACCACCGGCGAGCCTGCCGACGACGGGTGACATGCCGCCGCCACCGCCGCCAGTCGATCCCTACACGCCGCCGTCCAAGGCGGTGATGGATGGGGATGATGACGACGAGGCGACGCCCGGCTCCGATGCTGCTTTCGAGACGCGGGCGATTGCGGGGATCATCGACTCTTTTGTTGCCTGTGGGCTTTACATGGTGGTGGCGATGATGATTCCCCGGATCGCGATCTTGGCGTGGATCGGCTACATGCTGGTTCGCGATGCCTTGCCATTCATGGAGGGCCATAGCCTCGGCAAGCGGATCATGAAGATCAAAGCGGTGACGCTCGAGGGCAAGAGCCTCTCAGGCGACTGGGGAGCCAGCGTCACCCGCAATATCCTGCTGGCCATTCCTTTGGTGGGGCTGATCGAGCTCGTGGTCCTCTTCACGCGCAAGGACAAGGGCGGGCCACTGCGCCGGCTCGGTGATGAGTGGGCCAAGACGAAAGTCGTGGTCGCAAAGGAACCGTCCGCCATCTGA
- a CDS encoding S8 family peptidase, with translation MKARLRRLMPGALVLLCGWLGYWLVQDAAPAPSPPLPRKQLVATPRKLPPEAPKPTKSHVRDRFPDGTTIEVFGSCREEEIILRFPTEASYDSFLHALRHSSVRLIDRLDLLRAIRIGFNAEEMVVLTALFADEQITTYKTLTRLPEAPRAWGGASAHAVAFGAQVLPWLGVTGDNSRWGSGVKLAVLDTGIVAHPALPPIARSIEVFPFPDDPATTHLHGTAVASLIAGKHPMVRGVAPAVDLISVRVLDDRGTSDSFAIAAGILAAMDAGAEILNLSLGEQSDSPLVGEAIRMAIDRGIVVVASSGNEGLQEAKYPAAYEGVIGVGAVDASGERMAFSNLGSGLGLTAPGYGLNAAAPGGGFVAVSGTSASAPLVAAAIAAVMSDGSGRRVSAAEAVKTVLAYTDDEGLPGPDAEYGSGVLNLGRIMNRSVPGLSDAVITNLRLVPASGGTSRDEVQLTVQNRGTATLINTLVEITTPAGKTAINATTIPACGIQTFTVPLGTGRGDGTISASVSLGNSAIDLTPQNNHIESAFSRH, from the coding sequence ATGAAGGCACGACTGCGACGGCTGATGCCCGGAGCGCTGGTCCTCCTGTGCGGATGGCTCGGCTATTGGCTGGTGCAGGATGCCGCTCCTGCCCCTAGCCCGCCATTACCCCGGAAGCAGCTTGTGGCCACCCCGCGAAAGCTTCCGCCGGAAGCACCAAAGCCGACCAAGAGCCACGTCCGCGACCGCTTTCCCGACGGCACCACGATCGAAGTCTTCGGCAGTTGCCGCGAGGAGGAAATCATCCTCCGCTTCCCCACCGAGGCGAGCTACGACTCCTTTCTCCACGCGCTAAGACACAGCAGCGTCCGGCTGATCGATCGCCTCGACCTCCTGCGGGCAATCCGGATCGGATTCAATGCGGAGGAAATGGTGGTACTGACGGCCTTGTTCGCGGACGAGCAAATCACCACTTACAAGACCCTCACCCGCTTGCCCGAAGCGCCGCGCGCATGGGGCGGCGCTTCAGCGCACGCGGTGGCCTTCGGCGCCCAGGTGCTGCCATGGCTCGGCGTCACCGGCGACAATTCGCGCTGGGGCAGCGGGGTCAAGCTGGCCGTGCTCGACACCGGCATCGTCGCCCATCCCGCCTTGCCCCCCATCGCCCGGTCCATCGAGGTCTTTCCCTTCCCCGACGATCCCGCGACCACCCACCTCCACGGCACCGCGGTCGCCTCGCTCATCGCCGGCAAGCACCCGATGGTGCGCGGGGTGGCTCCCGCGGTGGACCTCATTTCAGTCCGCGTGCTCGATGACCGCGGCACCAGCGACTCCTTCGCGATTGCCGCTGGCATCCTCGCCGCCATGGATGCCGGCGCTGAAATCCTCAATCTCTCGCTCGGCGAACAAAGCGACAGCCCCTTGGTCGGCGAAGCGATCCGCATGGCCATCGATCGCGGGATCGTGGTCGTCGCCAGCTCGGGAAACGAAGGACTGCAGGAAGCGAAATACCCCGCCGCCTACGAGGGCGTGATCGGCGTCGGCGCGGTTGATGCCAGCGGCGAACGCATGGCCTTCTCGAATCTCGGCAGCGGCCTCGGCCTCACCGCCCCGGGCTATGGCTTGAATGCCGCGGCCCCCGGCGGCGGCTTCGTCGCCGTCAGTGGCACCTCGGCAAGCGCGCCCCTCGTCGCGGCCGCCATCGCCGCCGTGATGTCCGATGGCTCCGGCCGCCGGGTCAGCGCGGCAGAAGCGGTAAAAACCGTGCTCGCCTACACCGATGACGAAGGCCTTCCCGGACCCGACGCCGAGTATGGCAGCGGCGTCCTCAATCTCGGCCGCATCATGAACCGCAGCGTCCCCGGCCTCAGCGACGCCGTCATCACGAACCTTCGCCTCGTCCCCGCCAGCGGAGGAACCTCCCGCGATGAAGTCCAACTCACCGTCCAAAACCGCGGCACCGCGACTTTGATCAATACCCTCGTGGAAATCACCACCCCCGCTGGGAAAACCGCCATCAATGCCACCACCATCCCCGCCTGCGGCATTCAGACCTTCACCGTTCCACTAGGCACCGGGCGCGGCGACGGCACGATCTCCGCATCCGTCTCCTTGGGAAACTCGGCCATCGATCTCACGCCCCAGAACAACCACATCGAATCGGCCTTCTCCCGGCATTGA
- a CDS encoding DmsC/YnfH family molybdoenzyme membrane anchor subunit, giving the protein MPSTLQRLPAIPASKSRHAPTADVRTLIDDLIAEQKTLQTPIARYSDYHDTEPDLAPHYRTLIPLTKPGDGEQYAFEVSLDRCTGCKACVSACHSLNGLDDEEAWRDVGMIHGGRKTPGWQQTITTACHHCEDPGCMNGCPVGAYEKDKDTGIVRHLDDQCIGCSYCILKCPFDVPKYSKKRGIVRKCDMCHQRLAEGEAPACVQACPTEAIRIVKVSTGKKETPVFLTGAPDPAITRPTTRYVGREVPESATAADRESLVPEHAHWPLVLMLMLTQAGVGMLVGGIGNSVTTILASVLFFAGMGASVLHLGQPLKAWRFFLGLRTSWLSREILAFSMFAPIPMVLAALPFLPDFPYKDLATRITTLSALPLGLIAVFTSVMIYHDTHRTSWRFRLTAGRFFGTVATFAALGNLLAHPSPLPTLLFAVAVIAKLIPEVRIAHLANDRNADWSPDLHTAKLQRGPLGMIYEARVLLALTAAAFSLLNPWITLPLLLAAELFERQLFFQSVHAPKMPGSFGPRRAH; this is encoded by the coding sequence GTGCCTTCCACCCTCCAACGTCTCCCCGCTATCCCGGCTTCGAAAAGCCGTCACGCGCCGACCGCGGACGTCCGCACCTTGATCGATGATCTCATCGCGGAGCAGAAGACGCTGCAGACCCCGATCGCCCGCTACTCCGATTACCACGACACCGAGCCCGATCTCGCCCCGCACTACCGCACGCTGATCCCCCTCACCAAGCCGGGCGATGGCGAGCAGTATGCCTTCGAGGTTTCGCTCGACCGCTGCACCGGCTGCAAGGCCTGCGTCTCCGCCTGCCACTCGCTCAATGGCCTCGATGACGAGGAAGCATGGCGCGATGTCGGCATGATCCACGGTGGCCGCAAGACCCCGGGCTGGCAGCAGACGATCACCACCGCCTGCCATCACTGCGAAGACCCCGGTTGCATGAATGGCTGCCCCGTCGGCGCTTACGAAAAGGACAAGGACACCGGCATCGTCCGCCACCTGGACGACCAATGCATCGGCTGCTCCTACTGCATTCTCAAGTGCCCCTTCGACGTCCCGAAATACTCGAAGAAGCGCGGCATCGTCCGCAAGTGCGACATGTGCCACCAGCGCCTCGCCGAAGGCGAAGCGCCGGCCTGCGTGCAAGCCTGCCCCACCGAGGCAATCCGCATCGTCAAGGTATCCACCGGCAAGAAGGAAACGCCTGTTTTTCTAACAGGTGCGCCCGACCCCGCGATCACCCGTCCGACGACCCGCTATGTCGGCCGCGAGGTGCCGGAGAGCGCCACTGCCGCGGACCGCGAATCGCTGGTGCCCGAGCATGCGCACTGGCCGCTGGTCCTGATGCTCATGCTCACCCAGGCCGGCGTCGGCATGCTCGTCGGCGGCATCGGAAACTCCGTCACCACCATCCTCGCCAGCGTGCTGTTCTTCGCCGGCATGGGTGCCTCGGTCCTCCACCTCGGACAACCGCTGAAAGCCTGGCGCTTCTTCCTCGGCCTCCGCACCTCATGGCTATCGCGGGAAATCCTCGCATTCTCGATGTTCGCTCCGATCCCGATGGTGCTCGCCGCGCTGCCCTTCCTGCCCGACTTCCCCTACAAGGATCTCGCCACCCGCATCACCACGCTTTCCGCACTTCCTCTCGGCCTGATCGCCGTCTTCACCAGCGTGATGATCTACCACGATACCCATCGTACTTCGTGGCGCTTCCGGCTCACCGCCGGCCGCTTCTTCGGCACCGTCGCCACCTTCGCCGCGCTGGGCAACTTGCTCGCGCACCCATCGCCGCTCCCCACGCTCCTCTTCGCCGTTGCAGTCATCGCGAAGCTCATCCCGGAAGTCCGCATCGCCCACCTCGCCAACGACCGCAATGCCGATTGGTCACCGGACCTCCACACCGCGAAGCTCCAGCGCGGGCCGCTCGGCATGATCTACGAGGCGCGCGTGCTACTCGCCCTCACCGCCGCCGCGTTCTCCTTGCTCAATCCGTGGATCACGCTGCCGCTGCTGCTCGCCGCCGAACTCTTCGAGCGCCAGCTCTTCTTCCAAAGCGTCCACGCGCCGAAGATGCCGGGCAGCTTCGGACCGAGGCGGGCCCATTGA
- a CDS encoding NirA family protein, which yields MVNLSDSGFTAEQTSYLSGFVSGILQGRELPFLGQDGDSRFTHEPEQAVFGTPLEDLCKEERIKHQQNGLDCYDAILANAAARMFPQDGDVFRYKFYGLFFVSPAQESIMLRCRIAGGALSTYQFRGLAEIAQDWGPGHVDLTTRANVQIRELMPENCPAVLMKLDDIGLTSQGSGADNIRNVTATPTTGFDPTELIDVMPYARAMHHYILKNRDLYGLPRKFNISYDSGGCVSVCADTNDIGFYALKVGENDQGIAPGVYFRMQLCGITGHQQFATDCGVLLTPAETIPVAAALIRVFIENGDRTNRKRARLKYLVDDWGFAKTLEETQKKLAFPMRQFPLESCEAPAPKDKQGYLGIHPQTDGKHYIGVCTPVGRMTVAQMLALADVADQFGRSEIRLTVWQNLIIPGVSEENLQAALTAIQATGLDHRNHNLTGGLIACTGSRGCKYAAADTKGNAVALGAHLASKMILDQPVNIHLTGCQHSCAQHYIGDIGMMGTRVKIEDGSTVDGYNIVLGGGCDDQQFIAREVWKSVKADELNPLVEQLLCAYLAGRNEDESFASFSRRLNVEELQALVDRSETTIAAA from the coding sequence ATGGTCAATCTCAGCGACTCCGGCTTCACCGCCGAACAAACCTCCTACCTCTCCGGTTTCGTGTCCGGCATCCTGCAGGGACGCGAACTTCCGTTCCTCGGGCAGGACGGCGACAGCCGTTTCACCCACGAGCCCGAGCAGGCCGTCTTCGGCACCCCGCTCGAGGACCTGTGCAAGGAGGAACGCATCAAGCACCAACAAAACGGCCTCGATTGCTACGACGCCATCCTCGCCAACGCCGCCGCCCGGATGTTCCCGCAAGATGGCGATGTCTTCCGCTACAAGTTCTACGGCCTCTTCTTCGTCTCGCCCGCCCAGGAAAGCATCATGCTCCGCTGCCGCATCGCCGGCGGCGCACTGAGCACCTACCAATTCCGCGGCCTCGCCGAGATCGCCCAGGACTGGGGCCCCGGCCACGTGGACCTCACCACCCGCGCGAACGTCCAGATCCGCGAGCTGATGCCGGAGAACTGCCCGGCGGTCCTGATGAAGCTCGATGACATCGGCCTCACCTCGCAGGGCTCCGGCGCCGACAATATCCGCAACGTCACCGCCACCCCCACCACCGGCTTCGACCCCACCGAGTTGATCGACGTGATGCCCTACGCCCGTGCGATGCATCACTACATCCTGAAGAACCGCGACCTCTACGGCCTGCCGCGGAAATTCAATATCTCCTACGACTCCGGCGGCTGCGTGTCCGTCTGCGCCGATACCAATGACATCGGCTTCTACGCCTTGAAGGTCGGCGAAAACGACCAGGGCATCGCGCCCGGCGTCTACTTCCGCATGCAGCTCTGCGGCATCACTGGTCACCAGCAATTCGCCACCGATTGCGGTGTGCTACTGACTCCCGCCGAGACTATCCCGGTCGCCGCCGCGCTGATCCGCGTCTTCATCGAGAACGGCGACCGCACCAATCGCAAGCGCGCCCGCCTCAAATACCTCGTCGATGACTGGGGCTTCGCCAAGACCCTCGAGGAAACCCAGAAGAAGCTCGCCTTCCCGATGCGCCAGTTCCCGCTCGAGTCCTGTGAGGCTCCGGCACCAAAGGACAAGCAGGGCTACCTCGGCATCCACCCGCAAACGGACGGCAAGCACTACATCGGCGTCTGCACTCCCGTCGGCCGCATGACCGTCGCCCAGATGCTGGCGCTGGCCGATGTCGCCGACCAATTCGGCCGCAGCGAGATCCGCCTGACCGTCTGGCAAAACCTCATCATCCCCGGCGTCTCCGAGGAAAACCTGCAAGCCGCCCTAACAGCCATCCAGGCCACCGGCCTCGATCACCGGAACCACAATCTCACCGGAGGCCTCATCGCCTGCACCGGCAGCCGCGGTTGCAAATACGCCGCCGCCGACACCAAGGGCAACGCGGTCGCACTCGGTGCCCACCTGGCGTCCAAGATGATCCTCGACCAGCCGGTCAACATCCACCTCACCGGCTGCCAACACTCCTGCGCCCAGCACTACATCGGCGACATCGGCATGATGGGCACCCGCGTGAAGATCGAGGACGGCTCCACGGTCGATGGCTACAACATCGTCCTCGGTGGCGGCTGCGATGACCAGCAGTTCATCGCCCGCGAAGTCTGGAAGTCCGTCAAAGCCGACGAGCTCAACCCCCTCGTCGAGCAACTCCTCTGCGCCTACCTCGCCGGGCGCAACGAAGACGAATCCTTCGCCTCCTTCAGCCGCCGGCTAAATGTCGAAGAACTCCAAGCCCTGGTCGATCGCAGCGAAACGACCATCGCCGCCGCCTGA